The following are encoded together in the Daphnia magna isolate NIES linkage group LG8, ASM2063170v1.1, whole genome shotgun sequence genome:
- the LOC116929141 gene encoding LOW QUALITY PROTEIN: titin (The sequence of the model RefSeq protein was modified relative to this genomic sequence to represent the inferred CDS: inserted 2 bases in 1 codon): MAEADIPPLAHLLQRQQRSSGSVLSSQTPATTTISTIAVQSGATRIVVALLQSKEWLELQVLEMSPDMTRMGDCFVTSSDLLMAHQDVLRKLQSKQSPVEELLKQADQLIATQRPRAEVYAAMAESLGQAWKDLNSFLEQRRVILEYNVAFHSHAEDVIDKLASLDRETASTSSLPSDVDSIKRLRTRIEESRKSALESLRLALQDGEVLIEKLTALKNLGTLDSRPGHILTAVNAALNQVRRWLEALHDRRRRSESTFLQRRAALDQWSEVCCLRRDLAATEKRLEVLGRDSSSALGDSSATAELLLFEHNKIQPERKELQEKTLKLTHMAEELQARWRNELGGANGAEQVRKEAYALLDKTSEFLETVEQREQLLTQSIHFFRVAGTALTKLDQLEVQLTAHQAPPGSAQLAQLHAQVSRALEDATAPALHHGYSLLDIVGRSHPGAEGIRKTVELIENRGIQLGSLCTAHKEESLRITQAVRSFIEQYENLQSWLLDVIEGFLRTHTDMRGTLPEARDILDMHIQLFNDLKMKSTEIESLLRSVNPLCEMAEEIQAHEVQMKGDVLHDTWKRLCRALADRVELMQSYVRLHALAMAVQEAWDDVESRCQQFDVDEDPSVAIRQVEEIWLDGQQKYLQLSQLGRNFMADALKISDRYLDVRKACLCVESLLEYLGGRQLTVHHTQETWIETVTTIQHTRREWNNFVSIVQSVMEIHEEKEQSLYPMLPTAEDSSHGIAVQHPTCTAMVGLLEEKSKNVVNEWTATLSQLESKKLDAEQTKLSSTANQEDRSKMLGDVCLLQQRMQFRLKEYKTLVQMALGLFRNLSEVERTIEVVERKSHQHNTTYEVDQAIKDHQVTRNTIAEMIKITKQEADQFISLLRDQEPPGIAQPDVNLVEYYLMKTEDDWRKSWQTEENRLARQRQRCQFNNDLHTINVQLDDLSKQLAAMRGQYGSSLAAAKVTSQAFFQFEKTVELLEVRVETFVSTDKKMIAEDDEDRANLEVEVSQMNRKWSSFHREVGETRQQINLSIDYFTLVEEVEQSFRSGSQMLVTVARKSTQVKTPEEATTLLKEVDGFIKPQEAQLERKITKISQMAIQLYGHESSDRIQPVLQENRNMLDSFSVMNAELTTLATNLKAAEDRFKQAETQAAVQESLDAARAEAASARAAASAAEEARKAAEAAALAMKETQSPPPRPPLPASIPELPRPSAAALSSGRAPTPPKRAKPVEMPIDEPIFTTLLQDATVEESKAVQLTCRVTGQPTPSILWLKDGMAIANNPDYQTKFDERDGTCCLTIDETFADDSARFTCQASNVAGIAETTAFLRVQECAEDVLLPPEFVESLIDSTAREGQPHQLSCRVVGIPVPLISWYKNGICVDYCRDYNISFNDGLCTLSFSQVFVEDGAMFECRAANEAGDADTAAHLTVEPLEPTEVPAFKPGLSSNVMARTGQKVRLECVISAGLPKPSVLWLHNNKPVKETRDIKTLVEGNRHLLTITEAFPKDAGTYTVVARNPAGEAITTCNLAVKGRVPTETSDSELASDMEPIKPGIQQSLPAKMNVREGDKVRMDCVIVAQPEPEVIWYHKDRPVKESSDFQLIFQGDRCSLIIREAFQEDAGLYRVVAVNSAGEASSQCHLTVSPIEEKLHDEGTNSSVTLASLTAQPDPTTEPPVFKKTFGNVAVDEGGPLILDCTITGRPTPHVQWHFNDQPITASGFGFKTTKIGENQYRLSVDMARPEHGGRYKCVAESQSGVATCVADATVQPRKQDDSFVNRRAVFSQSSTVVSSQESSYRSVTRQVQQSITQVTGQAAQQMATERTEVIEKEGDDEPVLSVKQRASLFAGTEAATPKANPVQVVKKTQRKDVAPRFVTALTGVMVEPGANIQLEGILDGHPIPDVKWYKNGVELVPPEEQDRLDVSSGGQKVRLSIKQMEESDAGRYTCTARNSAGTASSTADVVVRRTQFPPVFGRRLQAQTVRSGSRVTMEVEVTGTPPPEVSWSRDDRLLSSNNDGRISTKVEGTRHWIVISKVSELDAGRYTVRAMNRAGESISTAELFVSAAXLVVEEPSSRKHPPLKVDVTAKPADLLPEPPPEVLYAPKSETPKSSSSGTRVDFAEKTRLLEEASKIVSPTEVPGRIRLLPMPSDSESSPPRIIRPTPPPELPPRQPSVELSKFEPFPQLEPFPFKPDPPRPEKKKPAAVPAVRKPGKFVRGESRESDYESDLEGARITPRWVPPGSDTDDTASYKKVKPKLASDGERTSRAVSKEPTPPTQFEVPAEMEGPPRPKVLPLEPEVVPPKQEEQQSQLIAAPGTQTWPRIKSPKPPSAEGLAMEKSWVPKRVESDSKTLPRLSVSPVGHLKPSPKALEMEKQWSHRFTSHNSKIWPPPPSEQEPPSIPIWTGHSSTQQTSTVIERTDQRFESVTKKSILKTATTGPTVIDQPSRHVTIQGEDEVVFAKVASVIPSEPTALKSQSPQTSKKFEPFPQLEPFPFEANPPGPAVDAKKCGAPPVRKPGKFVQGQFMESDYESHLDSSRIPSRWLPAGSDTEETSSFKKIQLPKLSTDKPAERKQGKCPSPPSKYDVNPPQYVGPPRPEFKKPSPPVQTEFKLPTPLNQPESKLPTQPEGSPRKPSITGTETVQRMQMEESTRFSKRFVTVEQTTRTVQLHPADVVRPAPAVVPAVIKRPVEQPLEPFPFVPDPPQPRKAYSPLSVVKPSKFIPAGCSRESDYESDYDGAKIRPRWTPAGSDAEYEPAYRKVQPPSSAASANKKPTTGARTPTPPSVFDQPPSFQGPPRPVISPTDVIKIKSALDKSEERPVVLVKPKAIRLPAPPITAQTGKVLQPAEEPVYCYAEPPPTAAAAQEKAASHFVQMSDAFRTKAQHFAQQVISDVKATSVIPPEVTAAEQPVEANPTVEQQPAVETTGNEPQAYHEESRQSEFGTKHIDPDTGLIYFKYDFGYEFGLVLPGEPQKVDKIETSIGKEGTIELPVLHEQTVTPTPPANNPSSTPTVATGEIQKQPAKKEMPNFKPKKFTQYKAAKWEPTDSELSDQESGKVPSCYYDERKQTYSKFQPPERSLSPQSLASSSPRDSISGPQKLPE; encoded by the exons ATGGCCGAAGCCGACATCCCGCCTTTAGCGCATTTGCTCCAGCGGCAGCAGAGGTCATCCGGCTCCGTCCTGTCATCTCAGACGCCAGCTACGACGACCATTTCGACCATCGCCGTTCAAAGTGGCGCCACTCGTATCGTTGTTGCTCTTCTTCAG AGTAAAGAATGGCTAGAGCTGCAGGTGCTGGAAATGAGTCCAGACATGACGAGAATGGGCGATTGCTTCGTTACGTCATCCGATCTGCTGATGGCTCATCAGGACGTCCTGAGAAAGTTACAG AGCAAGCAAAGTCCAGTGGAGGAGCTGCTGAAACAAGCCGACCAACTAATTGCAACTCAACGACCTCGTGCCGAAGTCTATGCTGCAATGGCCGAATCGCTCGGGCAGGCATGGAAAGATCTTAATTCTTTCCTGGAACAACGTAGGGTCATCCTAGAATACAACGTCGCCTTTCACAG tcaCGCCGAAGATGTGATTGACAAGTTGGCTAGTTTAGATCGAGAGACGGCTAGCACGTCATCTTTACCTTCCGATGTGGACAGCATTAAAAGATTACGCACCAGAATCGAAGAAAGTCGTAAATCAGCTTTGGAGAGCCTTCGACTTGCTCTACAAGATGGTGAAGTGCTCATCGAAAAATTAACTGCCTTGAAAAATCTAGGCACGTTGGATTCTCGTCCAGGCCATATTTTAACAGCTGTCAATGCAG CGCTGAATCAAGTGAGAAGATGGTTGGAAGCCCTTCACGACCGACGCCGTCGTTCCGAGTCAACATTTTTGCAACGACGTGCAGCCCTTGATCAATGGTCAGAAGTTTGTTGTTTACGACGAGATTTGGCAGCCACCGAGAAGCGTCTAGAAGTCCTGGGACGTGACAGTAGCTCTGCACTGGGCGATTCTTCCGCCACGGCTGAACTGCTCCTATTCGAGCACAATAAAATCCAGCCGGAACGCAAAGAGCTTCAAGAGAAGACGTTAAAATTAACACACATGGCTGAGGAACTGCAGGCTCGTTGGCGTAATGAATTGGGCGGAGCTAACGGTGCCGAGCAGGTACGCAAAGAAGCGTATGCCTTACTGGACAAGACGAGCGAGTTCCTGGAAACGGTGGAGCAACGAGAACAGCTTTTGACTCAGTCGATTCATTTCTTCAGAGTTGCTGGAACAGCATTGACTAAATTGGATCAGTTGGAAGTGCAACTGACCGCTCATCAAGCCCCACCAGGTTCTGCTCAACTTGCCCAGCTTCACGCTCAAGTGTCTCGGGCTCTAGAAGATGCCACTGCACCTGCTTTGCATCATGGTTATTCTTTACTGGACATTGTCGGTCGTTCTCATCCAGGCGCCGAG GGTATCAGGAAAACCGTGGAACTTATTGAAAATCGAGGCATTCAGTTGGGTAGTCTCTGCACGGCACACAAAGAAGAGAGTCTTCGTATTACGCAAGCTGTTCGCAGTTTTATCGAACAATATGAAAAC TTGCAATCGTGGCTGCTGGATGTGATTGAAGGATTTCTCCGGACCCACACGGACATGCGTGGTACTTTGCCTGAAGCCAGGGATATATTGGACATGCATATTCAATTATTCAACGACTTGAAA ATGAAAAGCACTGAAATCGAGTCTCTACTAAGATCAGTCAATCCATTATGCGAAATGGCCGAAGAAATTCAAGCTCACGAGGTGCAGATGAAAGGAGACGTCCTGCATGACACGTGGAAGAGACTTTGTCGAGCTTTAGCCGACCGGGTGGAATTGATGCAATCCTACGTCCGATTACACGCCCTAGCTATGGCAGTTCAAGAAGCTTGGGACGATGTCGAGTCTCGATGTCAACAATTCGACGTAGATGAGGATCCTTCTGTTGCTATACGCCAAGTCGAAGAAATTTGGCTGGACGGCCAACAGAAATATTTGCAACTGAGCCAACTGGGCCGTAATTTCATGGCCGATGCCCTTAAG ATTTCCGACCGCTACTTGGATGTGAGAAAAGCCTGTCTCTGTGTAGAGAGTCTGCTCGAATATTTGGGAGGCCGGCAGTTGACCGTCCATCATACCCAGGAAACCTGGATCGAAACGGTGACTACCATCCAGCATACGCGCCGTGAATGGAACAATTTCGTTTCCATCGTCCAATCG GTGATGGAAATTCACGAAGAGAAAGAACAAAGTCTTTACCCGATGCTTCCGACGGCGGAAGATTCTAGTCATGGAATTGCCGTCCAGCATCCAACCTGCACAGCGATGGTGGGTTTGCTTGAAGAGAAATCTAAAAATGTTGTCAATGAATGGACTGCAACGCTCAGCCAGCTGGAATCGAAGAAATTAGATGCCGAACAAACTAAGCTCTCTTCAA CTGCGAACCAAGAAGATCGGTCGAAGATGTTGGGAGACGTTTGTCTGCTCCAGCAGCGGATGCAGTTCAGGTTGAAGGAGTACAAGACACTTGTTCAAATGGCTCTTGGACTTTTCAGAAACTTGTCCGAAGTGGAAAGAACGATTGAAGTCGTTGAGAGGAAATCGCATCAGCACAACACAACATACGAAGTAGATCAGGCGATCAAAGATCATCAAGTAACTCGCAACACAATCGCGGAAATGATTAAAATTACGAAGCAAGAGGCAGACCAATTCATAAGTTTACTAAGAGATCAG GAACCACCTGGAATTGCCCAGCCGGATGTGAATCTAGTCGAGTATTATTTAATGAAGACAGAAGATGATTGGCGAAAGAGTTGGCAAACGGAAGAAAATCGACTCGCTCGTCAGAGGCAGCGCTGTCAGTTCAACAATGATTTGCATACCATCAACGTCCAGCTTGATGACCTTAGCAAACAATTGGCTGCTATGCGAGGACAGTACGGATCATCTTTAGCGGCTGCCAAAGTCACTTCTCAAGCATTCTTTCAGTTCGAGAAGACAGTCGAG ttGCTGGAAGTGCGGGTAGAGACGTTCGTCAGCACGGACAAGAAAATGATTGCGGAAGATGATGAAGATCGGGCCAATCTGGAAGTGGAAGTGTCTCAGATGAATCGCAAATGGAGCAGTTTCCACCGGGAAGTCGGGGAAACACGTCAACAAATTAATCTTTCCATAGATTACTTCACTCTAGTCGAAGAAGTGGAGCAATCCTTCCGGTCAGGTAGTCAGATGTTGGTTACAGTTGCTCGTAAATCGACACAAGTCAAGACGCCGGAAGAGGCGACCACGTTATTGAAAGAAGTTGACGGATTCATAAAACCTCAAGAAGCTCAACTGGAACGCAAGATAACCAAGATTTCACAGATGGCCATCCAACTTTACG GTCACGAGAGTTCTGATCGCATCCAGCCAGTGCTTCAAGAAAACCGTAACATGTTGGACTCTTTCTCGGTTATGAATGCAGAACTGACAACATTGGCTACGAATCTGAAAGCCGCTGAAGATCGTTTCAAACAAGCAGAA ACGCAAGCGGCTGTGCAGGAATCGCTGGATGCAGCCAGGGCGGAAGCGGCTTCAGCTCGAGCTGCAGCCTCTGCTGCCGAAGAAGCTCGTAAGGCGGCTGAAGCGGCCGCGTTGGCTATGAAGGAAACCCAATCACCTCCGCCACGTCCACCTCTTCCAGCCAGTATACCTGAATTGCCCAGGCCGTCAGCTGCCGCCCTCTCCTCCGGCAGGGCTCCTACGCCCCCGAAACGAGCCAAACCAGTTGAAATGCCTATCGACGAACCTATTTTTACCACTTTGCTTCAAGATGCTACGGTTGAGGAGAGTAAAGCTGTTCAACTGACGTGCAG GGTGACGGGCCAACCAACCCCATCTATTTTGTGGCTGAAAGACGGAATGGCCATCGCCAATAATCCCGACTATCAAACGAAATTTGACGAACGAGATGGCACCTGTTGTCTGACTATCGACGAAACGTTCGCCGACGATTCAGCTCGTTTTACCTGCCAAGCCAGTAATGTAGCCGGAATCGCTGAAACCACTGCTTTTCTTCGAGTTCAAG AATGCGCGGAGGATGTCTTACTACCACCGGAATTCGTCGAGTCTTTGATTGATTCGACGGCCAGAGAAGGCCAGCCTCATCAGCTCTCTTGCCGTGTCGTAGGCATTCCCGTCCCGCTGATTTCGTGGTACAAGAACGGCATCTGCGTGGACTACTGTCGTGATTACAACATCTCCTTCAACGACGGCCTGTGCACGTTAAGTTTTTCGCAAGTCTTTGTCGAAGACGGTGCCATGTTCGAATGTAGGGCCGCAAACGAGGCAGGTGACGCTGACACGGCAGCCCATCTCACCGTCGAAC CTTTGGAACCAACGGAGGTACCTGCTTTCAAACCAGGTTTGAGTAGCAACGTTATGGCTCGCACTGGCCAAAAAGTCCGTCTCGAATGCGTCATATCTGCCGGACTGCCCAAACCTTCAGTGCTATGGTTGCACAACAACAAACCGGTCAAGGAAACCCGAGACATCAAA ACTTTGGTGGAAGGTAACAGACATTTGCTGACTATCACCGAGGCGTTTCCCAAAGATGCTGGGACGTATACGGTCGTGGCGAGAAATCCAGCGGGCGAAGCCATCACGACATGCAATTTAGCTGTCAAg GGTCGGGTTCCGACAGAAACTTCGGATTCGGAACTTGCGTCAGACATGGAACCTATCAAACCAGGTATCCAGCAAAGCTTACCAGCCAAAATGAACGTCCGCGAAGGCGACAAAGTTAGAATGGATTGCGTCATTGTGGCTCAACCCGAACCTGAG GTAATCTGGTATCATAAAGATCGACCTGTCAAAGAATCCAGCGATTTCCAGCTCATTTTTCAAGGCGATCGTTGCTCTTTAATTATCCGCGAAGCTTTTCAAGAAGATGCCGGACTCTATAGAGTTGTGGCCGTCAATTCAGCTGGCGAAGCATCCAGCCAATGTCACCTAACCGTATCTC CGATAGAAGAGAAACTACACGATGAAGGGACTAATTCATCAGTGACTTTAGCCTCCTTGACAGCGCAACCAGATCCCACGACGGAACCGCCCGTTTTCAAAAAGACTTTTGGCAATGTAGCAGTAGACGAAGGCGGGCCATTGATCTTAGATTGCACCATTACCGGGCGACCCACGCCTCAC GTCCAATGGCATTTTAATGATCAACCCATCACCGCGTCTGGTTTCGGATTTAAAACCACTAAAATAGGGGAAAACCAGTATCGCTTGTCCGTCGATATGGCCCGTCCGGAACACGGTGGTCGCTACAAATGCGTAGCGGAAAGCCAATCGGGAGTAGCTACTTGTGTGGCAGATGCCACCGTCCAGCCGAGAAAACAAGACGACTCTTTTGTGAACCGGAGGGCCGTTTTTAGCCAATCCAGCACCGTTGTCAGTAGCCAAGAGAGCAGCTATCGTTCCGTGACTCGACAAGTCCAGCAATCGATCACGCAAGTGACGGGTCAGGCTGCCCAACAGATGGCGACTGAGCGTACGGAAGTTATCGAGAAAGAGGGAGATGATGAGCCGGTGTTGTCTGTTAAACAAAGGGCGAGTCTTTTCGCTGGAACAGAAGCGGCCACGCCCAAAGCCAATCCTGTCCAGGTGGTAAAGAAAACTCAGCGCAAAGATGTGGCTCCCAGATTCGTAACAGCTTTGACTGGCGTCATGGTGGAGCCGGGGGCCAATATCCAGCTGGAGGGCATATTGGATGGTCATCCTATTCCGGATGTCAAGTGGTACAAAAATGGCGTTGAACTTGTCCCGCCGGAAGAGCAAGATCGATTAGATGTTTCATCCGGAGGGCAGAAAGTCCGTTTGTCCATTAAACAAATGGAAGAATCCGATGCTGGGAGGTACACCTGCACGGCTAGGAATTCCGCCGGAACCGCTAGTAGCACGGCCGATGTGGTCGTTCGTCGCACCCAGTTTCC GCCCGTGTTTGGCAGACGATTGCAGGCGCAGACGGTACGTTCTGGCTCTCGAGTTACGATGGAAGTCGAAGTGACTGGAACTCCTCCGCCGGAAGTCTCTTGGAGCAGAGACGATCGTTTGTTGAGCTCCAACAATGATGGACGCATATCCACTAAAGTGGAAGGCACTCGCCACTGGATCGTCATTTCTAAAGTGTCCGAGCTGGATGCTGGACGTTACACTGTCAGGGCTATGAATCGAGCCGGAGAATCTATTAGCACGGCGGAATTGTTCGTGTCGGCTGC TCTAGTCGTTGAAGAGCCTTCCAGCCGGAAACATCCACCACTCAAAGTGGATGTGACTGCCAAACCTGCTGATTTGCTTCCAGAACCGCCACCGGAAGTGCTTTACGCGCCTAAATCTGAGACGCCTAAAAGCTCTTCTTCCGGAACTCGGGTGGATTTTGCGGAAAAAACCCGTTTGCTGGAAGAGGCCAGCAAAATAGTCAGCCCGACCGAAGTTCCAGGTCGTATTCGACTTTTACCCATGCCGTCCGACTCTGAATCTTCTCCGCCGAGAATAATCCGCCCAACCCCGCCTCCGGAATTGCCTCCTCGTCAGCCCAGCGTTGAATTGTCGAAATTCGAACCTTTTCCGCAATTGGAACCGTTTCCTTTCAAACCCGATCCGCCACGGccggaaaagaagaaaccgGCTGCTGTTCCAGCCGTGCGGAAGCCTGGGAAATTCGTTCGCGGCGAATCGCGTGAAAGCGATTACGAAAGCGATCTGGAAGGTGCGCGGATTACACCCAGATGGGTCCCGCCCGGAAGCGATACAGACGACACGGCGAGCTATAAGAAAGTCAAGCCAAAATTAGCATCGGATGGTGAACGTACGAGCCGGGCTGTTTCCAAAGAACCGACTCCGCCCACCCAGTTTGAAGTTCCAGCTGAAATGGAGGGTCCACCGCGGCCAAAAGTTCTTCCTCTAGAGCCGGAAGTTGTCCCACCCAAGCAAGAAGAGCAGCAGTCGCAGCTCATTGCCGCGCCCGGCACCCAAACTTGGCCCAGAATAAAATCGCCAAAACCGCCATCCGCCGAAGGCTTGGCCATGGAGAAATCGTGGGTTCCAAAACGAGTGGAAAGCGATTCCAAGACTTTGCCGAGGTTGTCGGTCAGCCCAGTGGGTCATCTGAAACCGTCGCCAAAAGCTCTCGAAATGGAAAAACAATGGAGTCATCGATTTACTAGTCACAATTCCAAAATCTGGCCGCCACCACCGTCTGAGCAAGAGCCCCCGTCCATCCCGATTTGGACGGGACACTCGTCAACGCAGCAGACCAGCACCGTGATTGAACGCACGGACCAACGATTTGAAAGTGTCACCAAGAAAAGCATTTTGAAAACTGCAACGACGGGTCCCACGGTTATCGATCAACCGTCACGACATGTCACAATCCAAGGCGAAGACGAAGTCGTTTTTGCGAAGGTTGCGTCCGTCATCCCGTCAGAGCCGACGGCCCTGAAGTCGCAGTCTCCACAGACCAGCAAAAAG TTTGAGCCGTTCCCTCAACTGGAACCTTTTCCTTTCGAGGCGAATCCTCCTGGTCCAGCAGTCGATGCCAAGAAATGTGGAGCACCGCCCGTCCGCAAACCGGGCAAATTCGTTCAAGGGCAATTTATGGAGAGTGACTACGAGAGCCATCTGGACAGCTCTCGCATTCCATCCAGATGGCTGCCTGCGGGTAGCGATACCGAAGAGACATCCAGCTTCAAGAAAATTCAACTGCCCAAGTTGTCGACTGACAAACCTGCCGAGCGGAAGCAAGGAAAGTGTCCGTCACCTCCGTCCAAGTACGACGTCAATCCTCCGCAGTATGTCGGACCTCCGCGACCGGAATTTAAGAAGCCTTCGCCTCCAGTTCAGACGGAGTTTAAACTGCCTACCCCACTTAATCAGCCCGAGTCTAAACTGCCTACTCAGCCGGAAGGGTCTCCCAGAAAGCCGTCCATTACGGGAACGGAGACTGTCCAGCGAATGCAGATGGAAGAGTCGACTCGTTTCAGTAAACGATTTGTCACAG TTGAGCAGACGACTAGAACTGTCCAATTGCACCCGGCTGATGTGGTTAGACCAGCGCCAGCTGTTGTTCCAGCGGTTATTAAGCGTCCGGTAGAACAGCCTCTGGAACCTTTTCCTTTCGTGCCCGATCCACCTCAACCGAGAAAAGCCTATTCTCCGTTGTCGGTCGTTAAGCCCAGCAAGTTCATTCCGGCTGGATGCTCTAGAGAAAGCGATTACGAAAGCGATTATGATGGTGCAAAAATCAGGCCTAGATGGACGCCGGCCGGCAGCGATGCAGAGTACGAACCTGCCTACCGTAAGGTCCAGCCGCCATCGTCTGCCGCAAGTGCCAATAAGAAACCGACTACTGGAGCACGAACGCCTACACCACCGTCTGTATTCGATCAGCCGCCCAGTTTTCAAGGCCCGCCTCGCCCAGTCATTAGCCCGACAGATGTGATTAAAATCAAATCGGCACTTGACAAGTCTGAGGAGAGGCCCGTCGTACTAGTCAAACCGAAAGCCATTCGTCTGCCAGCTCCGCCAATAACCGCCCAGACGGGTAAGGTTTTGCAGCCGGCCGAAGAACCCGTTTATTGCTATGCCGAGCCACCACCCACTGCTGCTGCCGCTC AGGAGAAGGCGGCTTCGCATTTCGTCCAGATGTCTGACGCTTTCCGAACGAAAGCCCAGCATTTCGCCCAGCAAGTCATTTCGGACGTCAAAGCGACCAGCGTTATTCCTCCTGAGGTGACAGCAGCCGAACAGCCGGTAGAAGCTAATCCCACTGTCGAACAACAGCCAGCAGTTGAAACGACGGGCAATGAGCCACAAGCCTATCACGAAGAAAGTCGGCAGTCAGAGTTCG GTACGAAGCACATCGATCCAGACACGGGTCTAATCTATTTCAAGTACGATTTCGGTTACGAATTCGGTCTTGTGCTGCCCGGTGAGCCGCAAAAAGTAGACAAGATTGAAACAAGCATTGGCAAGGAAGGAACTATTGAGCTTCCCGTTTTACACGAGCAAACAGTCACACCAACACCGCCAGCAAACAACCCTTCTTCTACACCAACCGTTGCAACTGGGGAGATTCAAAAGCAGCCTGCTAAGAAAGAGATGCCAAACTTTAAACCAAAGAAATTTACGCAATACAAAGCTGCTAAGTGGGAGCCCACTGACAGTGAGTTATCTGATCAGGAGAGTGGGAAAGTACCTTCGTGTTACTACGACGAAAGGAAACAGACCTACAGTAAATTCCAGCCTCCAGAACGTAGTCTCAGCCCACAATCCCTGGCATCCAGTTCCCCTCGAGATAGCATTTCTGGACCTCAAAAGCTGCCAG AATAG
- the LOC116929159 gene encoding LOW QUALITY PROTEIN: adult-specific rigid cuticular protein 15.7 (The sequence of the model RefSeq protein was modified relative to this genomic sequence to represent the inferred CDS: deleted 1 base in 1 codon), with the protein MKSTIACLLVLAVATQAQYFGNYGYGLGGYGAYYGGYYPYNGVVRAAAVPAAYPVAYGYPSFSASQYHAQDELGQARFGYAHPGQAATNIQDAFGNQVGSYAYFNPEGKEVRVSYTADSRGFRVLSNDLPVAPVSNLVAPVPVQDTPEVAQAKAEHAAAVTAAKSGVVPAAPVAAAVALPAPVQDTPEVAAAKAQFAIKYAEAKAAATPAVAPVRAKRQILSYGAAPFAYNYPGYAAAPFAYNFAAPAVVAAPAVPVREATLTKTILTPGHAVAYRVD; encoded by the exons ATGAAGTCCACG ATTGCTTGCCTGTTGGTGTTGGCTGTTGCCACCCAAGCTCAATACTTTGGCAACTACGGATACGGACTTGGTGGATATGGCGCATACTACGGAGGATACTACCCCTACAACGGTGTTGTTCGCGCTGCTGCCGTTCCCGCTGCCTACCCCGTTGCTTATGGTTACCCATCTTTCTCCGCCAGCCAGTACCACGCACAGGATGAGCTCGGCCAGGCCCGTTTCGGCTATGCCCACCCAGGACAGGCCGCTACCAACATTCAAGATGCTTTCGGCAACCAAGTCGGAAGCTACGCTTACTTCAACCCGGAGGGTAAAGAGGTCCGCGTTTCCTACACCGCCGATTCCCGAGGCTTCCGCGTCCTCTCAAACGACCTGCCCGTTGCCCCAGTCTCCAACTTGGTAGCA CCCGTCCCAGTCCAGGACACCCCCGAAGTTGCCCAAGCCAAGGCTGAACACGCTGCCGCTGTTACCGCCGCCAAGTCTGGAGTCGTCCCTGCTGCCCCCGTTGCTGCCGCTGTTGCCCTTCCGGCTCCAGTTCAGGACACACCCGAGGTAGCCGCTGCCAAGGCGCAATTCGCCATCAAATACGCCGAGGCCAAAGCTGCCGCTACTCCGGCTGTTGCTCCAGTCCGCGCTAAACGCCAGATCCTGAGCTACGGTGCCGCTCCATTCGCTTACAACTACCCCGGCTACGCCGCTGCTCCTTTCGCTTACAATTTCGCAGCTCCCGCTGTCGTGGCTGCCCCAGCAGTGCCCGTCCGTGAGGCCACTCTGACCAAAACCATCCTCACCCCCGGACATGCTGTTGCTTACCGCGTCGATTAA